Proteins from a genomic interval of Candidatus Cloacimonadota bacterium:
- the xseB gene encoding exodeoxyribonuclease VII small subunit → MDTINLEELNFEAALRALEEVVDKLSNSANDLDEMLKLYAQGVQYLKHCQAKLGEAEAKIKILSEELPGKNSGDE, encoded by the coding sequence ATGGATACGATAAATCTGGAAGAGCTCAATTTTGAAGCTGCTTTACGGGCTTTGGAGGAGGTTGTGGATAAGCTTTCGAACAGTGCCAACGATCTGGATGAAATGCTTAAACTTTATGCCCAAGGAGTGCAGTATCTCAAGCATTGTCAAGCCAAACTGGGCGAGGCAGAGGCAAAGATAAAAATCCTTAGCGAAGAACTCCCGGGCAAAAATTCAGGAGATGAATAA